Proteins encoded by one window of Nicotiana tabacum cultivar K326 chromosome 10, ASM71507v2, whole genome shotgun sequence:
- the LOC107801630 gene encoding uncharacterized protein LOC107801630, which translates to MSIFNQPGRCSKDVRKRSLSDIEFKSATLHVLLNCPEVVPFLNHFVSQFGHDAVYTRFDTWFKQFMTGKGQEKAKKPKRRVEDNPPSFPASSEMPMPMPPPQGYSELPQHHQPYTFVQTPGLSSQGHRIVRPTYSPAIARPRGSQPSALHGSRRSMSHPHGSQASVSQPLKS; encoded by the exons atgtccatattcaatcaaccaggcagatgttctaaggatgttagaaagagaagtttgagtgatatagAGTTCAaatcagctacacttcatgtgttgctaaattgtcccgaagttgtaccatttctcaa tcactttgtgagtcaatttggccatgatgctgtatatacgagatttgatacgtggttcaaacaattt atgacaGGCAAGGGTCAAGAAAAGGCTAAGAAaccaaagaggagggtagaagatAATCCTCCATCTTTTCCTGCctcttcagagatgcctatgccTATGCCTCCACCCCAGGGATATTCTGAGCTCCCACAACATCACCAGCCCTACACCTTCGTGCAGACACCAGGTCTTTCGTCACAGGGCCATAGGATtgtacgtccgacatacagtccagctaTCGCACGACCACGTGGATCGCAACCATCTGCATTGCATGGATCGCGTCGATCCAtgtcacatccacatggatcacaggCATCAGTGTCACAGCCACTCAAGTCATAG